The following proteins are co-located in the Fluviicola sp. genome:
- a CDS encoding YdeI/OmpD-associated family protein, which translates to MSEITVFYPENRTQWRQWLEKNHVKEQAVWVVFYKKSSGKPTLTWSEAVDEALCFGWIDSKKVAVDSEKAHQFFSKRKAKSTWSKINKDKIERLIENGQMTPAGYESIERAKENGSWTILDEVEALTLPEDFESALSNYDGALEYFLGLSKSVKKMMLYWLVSAKRPETRQKRIDELAEHASRKSKPKQF; encoded by the coding sequence ATGAGCGAAATAACTGTTTTTTACCCCGAAAACCGCACCCAATGGCGTCAATGGCTGGAGAAAAACCATGTGAAAGAACAGGCTGTTTGGGTGGTTTTCTATAAGAAATCATCCGGGAAACCAACACTTACCTGGAGCGAAGCAGTAGACGAAGCCCTGTGTTTCGGCTGGATAGACAGTAAGAAAGTTGCTGTCGACTCCGAAAAGGCGCACCAGTTCTTCAGTAAGCGCAAAGCCAAAAGTACCTGGTCGAAGATCAATAAGGATAAAATCGAGCGCCTGATTGAAAACGGACAGATGACACCAGCCGGTTATGAGAGCATTGAACGGGCAAAGGAAAATGGTTCCTGGACGATTCTCGATGAAGTAGAAGCGCTCACCCTTCCCGAAGACTTCGAATCAGCACTCAGCAATTACGACGGAGCGCTGGAATACTTTTTGGGCCTGAGTAAGTCGGTTAAAAAGATGATGCTGTATTGGCTGGTGAGTGCCAAACGACCGGAAACCAGGCAGAAACGCATCGATGAACTGGCGGAACATGCTTCCCGCAAATCAAAACCGAAGCAATTTTAA
- a CDS encoding DUF1761 domain-containing protein, which yields MIQFISAINWLSVVVAFVAYSVLGALWFTVFFKKQYARSLGKEGEKLQNSTPIFFIGPMVCSLVITITSALLMRALGIQTLANATEFALIAGVGYLFSNTVNIAINPNMPKPIPYGIISGTFHLVGMLIVCSILSAIR from the coding sequence ATGATTCAGTTTATTTCAGCCATCAATTGGCTAAGCGTAGTTGTTGCATTTGTGGCTTATTCGGTATTGGGAGCACTTTGGTTCACGGTCTTTTTCAAAAAGCAATATGCCAGATCTTTGGGGAAAGAAGGAGAGAAACTCCAAAATTCAACACCCATCTTTTTCATTGGCCCGATGGTTTGTTCCTTAGTCATTACTATTACGAGTGCTTTATTGATGCGCGCTTTGGGAATTCAAACCCTGGCAAATGCCACTGAATTTGCTTTGATCGCGGGAGTTGGCTATCTCTTTTCCAATACGGTAAACATAGCTATCAATCCCAACATGCCGAAACCAATTCCCTACGGAATCATCAGTGGAACGTTCCACCTGGTTGGTATGTTGATCGTTTGCAGTATTTTGTCAGCCATTAGATAA
- a CDS encoding response regulator transcription factor, protein MSGKLKIITGVLLYLLAGGTACYAQTPKEEKHLLVSLRMIGHQVLLDSGDSTSRVFPIEKEGESYKIQFGNAFGFNPGDLAATVDQVMLQMKAASSYIVEVKRCENDEIVYSYEKGDSVNPELMPCGPRYQSKACYVIYLTVLKRYNLHVGSLYHSAPVQPAFMENPAATHPVSSRKQSVRAQKEPAVVPGKSAYSMIALPLGSICAFIGLFVYFRKKRSVPVSPAETGNPDVIRIGDTAFDQKNMTITCSGETTELSSKESDLLSVLFTHVNTTVEREHILKVVWGDEGDYIGRTLDVFISKLRKKLEPDTRIKIVNIRGVGYKFIVN, encoded by the coding sequence ATGTCCGGAAAATTGAAAATTATCACAGGCGTACTGCTTTACCTGCTTGCTGGAGGAACAGCCTGTTATGCCCAAACTCCGAAAGAAGAAAAACACCTGTTGGTTTCCTTGCGGATGATTGGTCACCAGGTATTGCTGGATTCCGGTGACAGCACATCACGCGTTTTTCCCATCGAAAAAGAAGGAGAAAGCTATAAAATCCAGTTCGGCAACGCATTCGGTTTTAATCCCGGCGATCTGGCAGCCACGGTTGATCAGGTGATGCTTCAGATGAAAGCAGCAAGCAGCTACATCGTAGAAGTAAAGCGCTGTGAGAACGACGAAATAGTTTACAGCTATGAAAAAGGAGATTCGGTGAACCCCGAACTCATGCCGTGCGGACCACGTTATCAATCCAAAGCGTGCTACGTCATTTACCTCACCGTGTTGAAACGGTACAATCTCCATGTCGGCTCCCTGTATCATTCGGCTCCTGTTCAGCCGGCTTTCATGGAGAATCCGGCGGCAACTCATCCTGTTTCTTCCCGAAAGCAATCCGTTCGAGCCCAAAAAGAACCGGCAGTTGTTCCCGGTAAGTCCGCCTATTCCATGATTGCGCTGCCTTTGGGTTCCATTTGTGCGTTCATCGGGTTGTTTGTTTACTTCCGGAAGAAAAGATCCGTACCCGTTTCACCCGCTGAAACCGGCAATCCGGATGTAATCCGCATAGGAGATACCGCCTTTGATCAGAAGAACATGACAATCACCTGTTCAGGAGAAACGACCGAACTTTCCAGCAAGGAATCCGATCTGCTTTCAGTTCTTTTCACCCACGTCAATACAACCGTTGAGCGCGAACACATCCTCAAAGTCGTCTGGGGCGATGAAGGCGATTACATCGGCAGAACACTGGATGTCTTTATCTCGAAACTCCGTAAAAAACTCGAACCCGACACCCGCATCAAAATTGTCAACATCCGCGGAGTAGGTTACAAATTCATCGTGAATTAA
- a CDS encoding SRPBCC domain-containing protein codes for MQELQTTATFTAPLVLIWEAWTDPEKIVNWWGPAGFSTTIHQMDFREEGEWKLTLHGPDGTNYPNRSIYREIVPLKKIVFEHFNPHFITTVLFESVENGTELQWNMLFDSEEQFNTIVKAHKADEGQKQNIERLNTYIQQLIEEGKFHD; via the coding sequence ATGCAGGAACTTCAAACAACAGCAACATTCACAGCGCCCCTGGTATTGATTTGGGAAGCCTGGACAGATCCCGAAAAGATCGTAAACTGGTGGGGACCGGCCGGTTTCTCAACAACAATCCACCAAATGGATTTCCGGGAAGAAGGAGAGTGGAAACTCACCCTGCACGGGCCCGATGGCACAAATTACCCGAACAGGAGCATCTACAGGGAGATCGTCCCCTTAAAGAAAATCGTTTTCGAGCATTTTAATCCGCACTTCATAACTACCGTTTTGTTCGAGTCAGTTGAAAATGGCACCGAACTGCAATGGAACATGCTGTTTGATTCCGAAGAGCAGTTCAATACCATCGTAAAAGCACACAAGGCCGATGAAGGACAGAAACAAAACATCGAACGCTTAAATACTTACATTCAGCAGCTGATCGAAGAAGGGAAATTCCACGATTGA
- a CDS encoding DUF4256 domain-containing protein, whose product MTNKTLSEEAAQELLKVLKARFEKNTKRHPDVEWSKIQAKLEANPGKLWSLDEMEASEGEPDVIGYDQQKDEYLFCDCSPESPKGRRSLCYDREAWNSRKEHKPAGSVLERAAEMGIELLTEEQYRELQQLGNFDTKTSSWVKTPAEIRKLGGAIFCDRRYDTVFTYHNGAESYYAARGFRGMLKV is encoded by the coding sequence ATGACTAATAAAACCTTATCCGAAGAAGCAGCACAAGAACTGCTCAAAGTGCTGAAAGCGCGCTTTGAGAAAAACACAAAACGCCATCCGGACGTGGAATGGTCGAAAATACAGGCCAAACTGGAAGCAAATCCGGGGAAATTGTGGTCGCTCGACGAAATGGAAGCATCGGAAGGCGAGCCGGACGTAATTGGATACGATCAGCAAAAAGACGAATACCTGTTTTGCGATTGTTCACCCGAAAGTCCCAAAGGGCGCCGCAGTTTATGCTACGACCGCGAGGCCTGGAATTCCCGCAAAGAACACAAACCTGCAGGAAGCGTGCTGGAACGTGCCGCAGAAATGGGGATCGAACTGTTGACAGAAGAGCAATACCGCGAATTGCAGCAACTGGGCAATTTCGATACAAAAACATCCAGTTGGGTAAAAACTCCGGCAGAAATCCGTAAATTGGGAGGAGCAATATTCTGCGACCGGCGCTATGATACCGTTTTTACGTACCACAATGGCGCAGAATCATATTATGCCGCCCGCGGATTCCGCGGAATGCTGAAAGTTTAA